One segment of Trachemys scripta elegans isolate TJP31775 chromosome 1, CAS_Tse_1.0, whole genome shotgun sequence DNA contains the following:
- the LOC117873090 gene encoding olfactory receptor 52E2-like, producing the protein MSDSNTTDFTNLSTFILLGIPGLDAAHVWISIPFCAMYTIAIFGNFTILFIVKREPSLHEPMYYFLCMVAITDLVLSTSTVPKMLSIFWFNSSEIDFSACLTQMYFLHCFLVTESGIFVAMAFDRYVAICDPLRHSIILTNPMVAKIGVGVVLRGSILVLPYILIARRWPYCRTNIIPHLYCEHMAVVKLACSEIHVSNYYSLSVVFCVFGLDLFFIAVSYTQILRAIFSLPTKDARLKTFGTCGSHICAILTFYIPCLFSALTYRFGKNMALHFHVLIASVYLLMPPMLNPIIYGVRTKQIWDRLLRLFTHKGT; encoded by the coding sequence atgtcagattccaacacaaccgacttcaccaacctctccaccttcatcctgctgggcattcctggcctggatgcagcccatgtctggatctccatccccttctgtgcAATGTACACCATAGCCATCTTCGGGAACTTCACTATTCTCTTCATTGTGAAGAGGGAGccaagcctccatgagcccatgtactatttcctctgcatggtGGCCATCACCGACCTGGTCCTGTCCACGTCCACCgtgcccaaaatgctgagcatcttctggttcaattccagcgAGAtcgatttcagtgcctgcctcacccagatgtacttccTTCACTGCTTCTTAGTAACGGAGTCTGGGATCTTTGTAgccatggcttttgatcgctatgtggccatctgtgATCCCCTGCGACATTCCATCATACTGACAAACCCCATGGTGGCCAAGATTGGCGTGGGCGTGGTGCTGCGTGGCAGCATTCTTGTGCTCCCTTATATTCTAATTGCGAGGcggtggccatattgcagaaccaacatcataCCCCACTTGTACTGCGAGCACATGGccgtggtgaagctggcctgtTCTGAAATCCATGTCAGTAATTACTACAGCCTCTCTGTGGTATTCTGTGTATTCGGTCTGGACCTATTTTTTATTGCTGTGTCCTAtacccagatcctcagggccatcttcagcctccccacaaaggatgccCGTCTCAAGACTTTTGGAACCTGTGGCTCCCACATTTGTGCCATCTTAACCTTCTACATCCCATGTCTCTTCTCCGCCCTTACATACCGGTTTGGCAAGAATATGGCCCTGCATTTCCACGTTCTCATTGCCAGCGTTTACCTTCTGATGCCCCCCatgctaaaccccatcatctacggggtgaggaccaaacagattTGGGACAGACTGCTCCGGCTCTTTACTCATAAAGGGACCTAA
- the LOC117873096 gene encoding olfactory receptor 52R1-like, with translation MSDSNITDFTNPSTFILLGIPGLEKAHIWISIPFCTMYAIAILANFIILFIVKRESSLHEPMYYFLCMLAITDLVLSTSILPKMLSIFWFNSREINFSACLTQMYFIHCFSGMESGIFVAMGFDRYVAICHPLRYSTILTIPVVAKMGLAVVLRSGMLILPYPFLVKQWPYCRTNIIPEPLCVHISVVKLACADTRISSYYGLFVLLCVMGLDGIFIAVSYNHNLRAIFSLPTKDARLKTFGTCVSHLCVILIFYIPGLFSSLTYRFGQNVPLHFHVLIGNMNLLVPPMLNPIIYGVRTKQIRDRLLRFITHKG, from the coding sequence atgtcagattccaacataaccgacttcaccaacccctccaccttcatcctgctgggcattcctggcctggagaaGGCTCatatctggatctccatccccttctgcaccatgtaTGCAATAGCCATCCTGGCGAACTTCATCATCCTGTTCATTGTGAAGAGGGAGTCgagcctccatgagcccatgtactatttcctctgcatgctggccatcACTGACCTGGTCCTGTCTACATCCATCctgcccaaaatgctgagcatcttctggttcaattcccgGGAGATcaatttcagtgcctgcctcacccagatgtactttattcactgcttctcagggaTGGAGTCTGGGATCTTTGTGGCCATGGGTTTTgatcgctatgtggccatctgccatcccctgagatattccaccatcctgacaatCCCCGTGGTGGCCAAGATGGGCCTGGCCGTGGTGCTGCGCAGTGGCATGCTCATACTGCCCTATCCCTTCCTGGTAAAACaatggccatattgcagaaccaacatcatccccGAGCCATTATGCGTACACATATCCGTAGTGAAGCTGGCCTGCGCTGACACCCGCATCAGTAGTTACTATGGACTCTTTGTGCTATTGTGTGTAATGGGTCTGGATGGGATTTTTATTGCTGTGTCCTATAACCATAACCTCAGGGCCATAttcagcctccccacaaaggatgccCGGCTCAAGACTTTTGGAACCTgtgtctcccacctctgtgtaATCTTAATCTTTTACATCCCaggtctcttctcttctctcacaTACCGTTTTGGACAGAATGTTCCCCTGCATTTCCATGTTCTTATTGGCAACATGAACCTACTTGTGCCCCCCatgctaaaccccatcatctatggggtgaggaccaaacaAATCCGGGACAGGCTACTCCGATTCATTACTCAtaagggatga
- the LOC117873105 gene encoding olfactory receptor 52R1-like encodes MSNKTDFTNPSTFILMGIPGLEAAHVWISIPFCTMYAIAILGNFTNLFIVKKEPSLHAPMYYFLCMLAITDLVVSTSILPKMLSIFWFNSREINFRACLTQLYVFHSFSVIESGIFVAMAFDRYVAICDPLRHATTLTNPVVAKITLAVVLRGSMLVLPYPFLLRQWPYCRTNLIPQPYCAHMAVLKLACADIRVSSYYGLFVLFCVMGLDVIFIVVSYIQILRAIFCLPTKDARLKTFGTCISHLCAILVFYIPGLFFSLTFRFHQNVPLHFHVLIANVYYLMPSMLNPIIYGVRTKQIRDRLLRLFTHKGT; translated from the coding sequence ATGTCCAACAAAACCGACTTCACCAACCCATCCACCTTCATCCTGatgggcattcctggcctggaggcagcccatgtctggatctccatcccttTCTGCACCATGTATGCAatagccatcttggggaacttcaccaaCCTGTTCATTGTGAAGAAGGAGCCGAGCCTCCATGcacccatgtactatttcctctgcatgctggccatcACCGACCTGGTAGTGTCTACATCCATCctgcccaaaatgctgagcatcttctggttcaattctaGGGAGATCAATTTCAGGGCTTGTCTCACTCAGCTATATGTCTTTCACTCCTTCTCAGTGATAGAGTCTGGGATCTTCGTGGCTATGGCTTTTgatcgctatgtggccatctgtgATCCCCTGAGACATGCAACCACACTGACAAATCCTGTGGTGGCTAAGATCACCCTGGCCGTAGTGCTGCGTGGCAGCATGCTCGTATTGCCCTATCCCTTCCTGTTGAGGCaatggccatattgcagaaccaaccTCATCCCCCAGCCATACTGCGCCCATATGGCTGTGCTGAAGCTGGCCTGTGCCGACATCCGTGTCAGTAGTTACTATGGCCTCTTTGTGCTATTCTGTGTGATGGGTCTGGATGTCATTTTTATTGTCGTGTCCTAtatccagatcctcagggccatcttctgcctccccacaaaggacgcccggctcaagacttttgggacctgcatCTCCCACCTTTGCGCCATCTTAGTCTTTTACATCCCAGGTCTCTTCTTTTCTCTCACTTTCCGGTTTCACCAGAATGTGCCCCTGCATTTCCACGTTCTCATTGCCAATGTGTACTACTTGATGCCCTCCatgctaaaccccatcatctatggTGTGAGGACCAAGcagatccgggacaggctgctccGGCTCTTTACTCATAAAGGTACCTAA